Within Styela clava chromosome 8, kaStyClav1.hap1.2, whole genome shotgun sequence, the genomic segment GTGTGCGGCATTGCTGGGCTCTTGGCATCGCAATAAAAATCACATAACTGTTGATAGTTTAACATTTTGTTTGTACAGTAATTTGTTCGTGACAGTAGCCTAATTAATTGTTCGAGGAATTTGCTATGCGATCTTTTTTGGtttcaaaattgattataaCCCAGGTTTCAgggattgtaaatttttttttgttacctCTGGCTTCATTGTAAAGATCCGGATTTTCAATGTTGGGTTTTATATGAGATCTTTATGAATTCTTTATCAGCTCTTAACATTAGCATAAGaataatagaatatatatttattgtggATCAGAATTTTCGCAGTTGGCTTTATTGGGTATCATTGTGTTGATGACAATGTCCCTAACCTGTTCAGCACACAGAttattttccacaaattttatacaaaatttgtATTCGCCTGTCATACACATCTCACTTACATATTTTAAACCCAATTTTATTGCCTGAGTCAATAACTTTTTCATGTCAGTTTTATGAATCGGCATTCTCGCTCTAGGCATTGATGCTTAACTGAAATACAGTGAAAAAAGtaaccaaatttttttcacattttctaTTAGGGGAATCATAGAGACACCCTCATTCTTAGTGCGAAATATTGACCTCATTTTGTTTGCAAAGTTGGCTTATTAGCCAGAATTACAGTGTTAACTTGTAACTTTATCATTTGCTTGTTACTCAGGTACAATGGACGCTAAAGAATTTTTACGAGAAGCTCAAATTATGAAGAAACTTCGCCATCCTAAATTAGTTCAATTATATGCAGTTTGTACAATTACGGAACCTATTTATATTGTTACTGAGCTTATGTGCAATGGAAGCCTACTGGACTATTTGAAAGGTACGTAGGTCTATCAGgattctttaaaataaatttattgaaattgagATGTGAGAAATATCTCGCCAAATTATAGTTACCATtattggtactcctgtagtgtatGTACGAGGtaagggttaggcgataattttattccgatttttcttattttagtttcattacgaATTCTTGGActgactgtgttagccaagttaatataccCCCCTGCCcttaggtttcagtccctttacacaacttgatgtaaagcaggcgaacaaaattacttacctccatattggtacacacaattCTGGAGTGTCCAATTATTTATCTTAGAATACTGTACATTAAATAATCCCATATCGGTGGAAAAAATCGATGGTTTCCCTAAATTGTTTGTCTGGTTCATGATGTTATTGTCTTTTGGCAAAACATTACTTTCCTTTCGACTCCTGGAGCCATTTCTTCAAAAACCGGAATTCGAACCTGCTAacacagtgattcccaaagttgattgaccagGGGTCAAAATTAGAAACGGAAGGATATTTATGGGTCGGTAGGGGGAGTGTCGCAACACTCTCAAGGGGCACGATGCTGGGCCTCGTATGAATAATTAAGATATctgtataattgaattgttaggAATACACATGCTTAAACTGTGGTTATGATGCAACAATTGGTTTGAGAACTACTGTGCTAACATGTTCAGAATCGGAAAGAATTTTTGAACTAATTTCTTACTAAAATAACAtttctttttcatattaaaCAGGCAAAGGTCGCGGAATAGATTTCCAAGTAATGGTTGACATGATGGCTCAAATAGCAGCAGGAATGGCGTACCTTGAATGTCAGAATTTCATTCATCGGGATCTTGCAGCAAGAAATATACTTGTTGGTGATAATAATACATGCAAAGTTGCTGATTTTGGTCTTGCCAGATTTATTAAGGTAATGTTGGAATTTTTTGGTTTGCGATTATAAAGCTCTTTCATTATTGGCTCTTTTATGCTCTAGGATTGATCAATTATATTCTTAAACTATCTGAAACTAGTCTAGAAAGTTGACTTTTGCCGAAGTGTGCTTTGAGCTCCTCGCAATATTTTAGTCTTAGAGAACTAGATCGCATAATTTGTTTTTGCCTAATAGCCTACTGTTGTTgcaagaatttattttttttttacaattgttTTGATTCCCCACGGCTTCCCTTCCTCAGTAAAATTATGTTCTtgaatttttgcttattttttgcatcattcattattttactggttggaaaaaataaacttgactatgacttgACTTTCTCTCTGCATAAACTGCTGTTAAATTCATTGCTGTGGATGTACCCATGTCtacacaaatttttttcatacatcATACCGAAaggcagaattttttttatttgaattgtttGCTCATAATACGAACTAGTGTTGAACTATTCTGAATGGAATGAATTTAGCATCCTATGTCAAAACTAATCAAGTCTGTGATATAGGCCTAAGTAAAGAGTGAAATGTTAGAATACTATCATGACAAAATATATGGATAACAAAATCTCAATCTTATAATGTGCTTTCGATTTGGCTTCTGCCGTTCTGCGGGACTAaatacttatccttcttctatttTTTTGTGCCGCTGGATACATATgaatataatgcaaggatgctgtagcaaacgtgaagataactattctaagtATTCCAAGTAGTACCAACCgtaaaaatatttctgtgatGTCTCGTCTGACCAAGGaaaagttacagaaatacatctGTGTTAGTGTGAAagagactcttgaatcacttgggatttctaaattataattttcaattaacaTTATGAACAATCTTGGGATTAATgttgttttataaaaattaataaatgattGTGAAAAACCTTGAAATAAGGTCAAAAATCACCCAAAACCTCGCAATAGTGTGCAAAATCACTGGAAAATTGTGGAAAACCACCATAAACCGTAgtaatgatttcaaataataCTTATTTTTGTCTCCCTATCAGGACACCGAGTCGCAAGACAATGAAGGAATCTACATGGCCCATGAAGGAGCAAAGTTTCCAATCAAATGGACGGCACCAGAGGCTGCCTTGTACAACAGATTTACTGTCAAGTCAGATATCTGGTCGTTTGGAGTCTTACTTTATGAAATTATTACCAAAGGAAAAATGCCCTATCCAGgttggtaactaatttttttcgcctattttttgtcaagttgtgtaaagggactgaaagctatgggcaggaggtatattcacttggctaacacagacagtccctgaactcgtaatggaactaaaataaggaaaattggaataaaattatggcctaatcctaacctggtatacatactcaCGCGAGTACCTGACTCTAATATCCCTTTTTCTTCCATCCTCAGGTATGACTAACAGAGAAGTTTTGGACCAAGTTAGAATCGGTTATCGCATGCCACAGATGACTGAATGCCCCGATCAACTTTACGAAATAATGAAAGAATGTTGGAATGCTGACGAAGCGAAACGACCATCATTCGAAACATTGCAGTGGAAACTTGAAGAATATTTCTTCCAAGACGACGGAGATTATAAGGAAGCAGATGCCGTTATTTAAAATGCCTGAAAATAATATAGTCAAATTGATTTtgtaattgtttttaaaaaatgaataattttttgtaatcataATAATTGTTAATGGCTCAATAAGTAGATTATTTTGAGAAGTTGAAACAtcgtttttcgtttttattcgGACCTTTCATCCAACTCTATAGGAACTCTAACAATGACTAACATATAATATGGGTATTTTAAGTTGcatttaatatattaataatatggaTGTAATGCTTGAATATAGCGCTTCATTGAATGTATTTATATTCTATTTAGTGATAGGCGGACCAGTTTTTATTTTGGTGTTTGTGTgttgaaaaaagttattttttagcTTTCAAGCATTTTTTACAGTAGCGACTCATTGTGTGTTGTTAATCTGATTTACCATCTCTTAGTCAATTGTGTATTGTACATTTTTTTGTgccttttttaatattttataccaAACATATGATCCTGCTTAATATGTAAATGCAAAACTGGTATAAAGCAAATTATAAAAGTTTTCACCAATGGTTTGAATGTTCATACAGATGCACTTTACCAAGCCAAGGAGGAATAGAAAAATTGCGAAGGTACATTCAtgtcgagtaaaatattttgccaaattAC encodes:
- the LOC120345282 gene encoding tyrosine-protein kinase SRK2-like isoform X2, giving the protein MEVLSRDQGDWWMARHLNPPPNGRREGYIPSNYVAKHRSLNAEVWFIRNTKRLEAERRLMMPVNVTGSFLVRESESKPGDYSLSVRDEDHVKHYRIRMLDAGGYFIARRAVFATIQELVEHYKLSADGLCYNLRMPCIMLEAPTTVGLSHNTVDAWEIERSSLVKTRLLGQGQFGEVWEGQWNGTTRVAIKQLKPGTMDAKEFLREAQIMKKLRHPKLVQLYAVCTITEPIYIVTELMCNGSLLDYLKGKGRGIDFQVMVDMMAQIAAGMAYLECQNFIHRDLAARNILVGDNNTCKVADFGLARFIKDTESQDNEGIYMAHEGAKFPIKWTAPEAALYNRFTVKSDIWSFGVLLYEIITKGKMPYPGMTNREVLDQVRIGYRMPQMTECPDQLYEIMKECWNADEAKRPSFETLQWKLEEYFFQDDGDYKEADAVI